gcttcattctatttctactttaagatgttttttccccaagttcaatatttagatgtgtgtgtgtggtctcaagcgttctattataaaggctgtcatggctaactgtaATATTAGTGCagtgtttttttctcaagacttgagtgtcatttgcagtaaaatctaggcaacaaataacattggattgctttctgtacatgttttagctgtgagttaggttcacatgaaccacttccacacagagactgatcatgtagatcatattatttgtttaatttccccctagcagggatgTTTTCAGTGAACAAAAGTGTCACTCTTTGGGGACCTGACAGGTTTGCATCCCTGAACATTTCTTAGTCATCCACTGCTTGAACACAACAGCAGTCATTCTCTTTCCCTTTTATTCTCCCCTCACTCATTTTCTCTACTTCTCATCTATTTTTCCGTCTTTTTCCCccagtttattttccattttgacCCCCTTCCTTCTATCACAAAGACATGCTGGTTAGTCTAGGATCCCCAAATGTATAACTGGACCTGATAGTCAGTTCCACCGCTTTTATTCATTCTTCCCTCTAATCAGAGACTGATTTtaaacctgggacaccaggtgtgttcaattaattatcaggtagaacagaaccagCAGTACTGTGGACCCTGTAGGGAAAGATTTGAATACCCCGGACTAGAAGGTTAAGGGGATGTGGTTAGGTTAAATGTTGAAGGTATACTGTGGGTACTAGGTGAGGTATAGACTGTACTGTGTGAAGTATAGGGTGGGTGCTAGGTGATGTATAGACTGTACTGTGTAGGGGTGGGTATGTTTATTGTTGCTAATGTCTGTCACCTTCTGCAGGAAGAGACGGTATCACACACGCAGAATTGTGAGCAAGAGCAAGAAACCCCTGATAGGGGACAGCATGGGGGACACACCGCCCTACAAACACAGCCACTCTGGTAAGTACACATAAACACACCCTGCCCTGCATACATGCACTGCTCTACAAACCCCAACCCTGGGAACAACACACTCACACGTCACCCTAAATATACTTGGGTgacaacgcgcacacacacacaaacgtttacagatgagGCCCAACATGTGCAAATGTTAATTTACAGATCCCCTGTGTTAATCTgacttcctccccctctctccttcatcctgcTCCCTcttctgctccccccccccccctctcagctGACCTGATCAACCTGCCAGAAGAACCaatagaggaagaagaggatgaggaagaagacATGGACTCAGACGACAGGGTGGTGGAGTACAAGgagaagggggaaagagggagggtgagggtgGGGGACCCAGTGGTGGCCCTGTGGAGTCGTTTGGGCAGACCCTCTTCCCCCTCGGTCTTGTCGGACTCAGACGAGATGGACTATGACTTGGAGCTCAAGATgatctccaccccctctcccaaGAAGAGCATGAAGATGACCATGTACGCAGATGAGGTCGAGACCAACCTCAAGACTATACGGTCAGTGGGTGGTGGGTGACCATGTGTTCAGACCATGACCAACCTCAGGAGCCTACAgtctgtgtctttgtctgtgcGTGTGTAGAATGTGGACCTTTTTAATGTAGGTAAACATAGGGAAAACATTTGCTGTCTGTGTTTTTCAGACACTCTGCTGTTCGGAGTGACAGCGGCAGTGGCATCCGGAACAGGATTGGTGGAGGATCAGTGGGCGAGACCAAAAGCAGTGCGGTGGAGAAAGTGATGGACGTGAGGCAGCTATTGGAGGAGAAGAGACGTGGCCTATCCCAGCACAAACATGGCCACCCTGTGGCCAGCATTGGAAAGACAGGTCAGTTGTCCACCAGTCTACAAAGTcaatctaatcaaatgttattagtcacgtgCCGAATACCACAGTGTAAGACCTTACAGTGTAATGCtgaattacaagcccttaaccaacaatgcagtgttaATAAGAAAAGTGTTcaattatttacaaaaataaactgaagtaataCATAAATAACAATATCAATGTAATCTTGTTCCCGGACACTATATGTTGTATTTAACCATGttctgggttgtgtgtgtgtgtagatgtgaggCAGCGGTTAGGGAAGAGGCCGTACTCTTCTGAGAGACGACCCTCCGCCTCTCCCGTCGCCTCCCGAGACTCACCCCCTCCCCGACAGCCGATCACAGATGTGCACAGGCGACTGGGCGTGGTCAAACAAGACACCCGCCGCCTCTACCCTGATTCGTCCAAAGACAGGAAATCAAGTAAATAAGGAAGAAAAACGCACATGTCCATATACTGCTATTAGTCAATAATGCAGTAGGTTTGTTGAAAAGACACTGAAAGAAAGCGCTTTAATATTgaaccccctccctctccaggtCGTCTGTGGAGCAGGCTCGGCCCCTCCTATAAGGACGAGGTTCCCGAGCGGAAGCCTCCCAGTCACGGAGCGGGTTCGGGATCAACCAGCTCCAGGTTGGGGGGGCGGGGAGGAGAAGATGTTGAGAAGGAGAACGACTCTGCACTGCAGAAGGTGTGGGGGGCCTTGATCAAACAGAAGGAACAGCAGACCCACAAGATGAAGAGGAGTCGGCTTGACAACCTGCCCTCGCTACAGATAGAGGTCAGCCGGGAGAGCAGCAACGGGTCTGACTCAGACtcctgagggagaggagggaggcagagaatgGGTAGGGGAGCGAGACGTGTTGATAGAAACTGAGTATGGGAAGAGAGGTGTGAGTGAAATGGAGAATAAATACAACTGGTGGGGGAGGGTTTAGATCAGTGTGGATTGGGTCATGCCTTCATCTAGAGCAGCAAGGTGACCACCTCCACCCCTGCTCTCCTTGAGTTACTCGTCTCTGTTTAGATCCTTATGGGCCCCTGTTGCTGTGGCCTGGTCCATCGTACGAACACAAGAACTGGACAGAATTGTCTGATGTAGAGAGAAGTTATGTTTGTCAGGACAGGaggcactttttttttgtttaatcacATGATCTCTGCAGCCCATGGGACTGGTGTTCTGATCAAACGTGTTCCTGTGACATTTTACTGATGGCCTACCTACACTTCAAGTCATGTCAAATATTTAAAGGGCAATATAAATGTCTCTGTTAGCCCCTCAACTACAGAAGAACTGGGACGAGGATAAGATGCAGATACTGagagctctccctgtctctttgtgTGGTACCAGACACAGGATCATACAGTATATGgtatctgtgtgtgagtgacttTGAACAACAATTATTGGGTTTGTGGCAATTTATTTCCTTCCACAGGTTTGGCCCATAGAGACAACTAAACCAGATGAATCGATTCTCTACGGAAAGGTTTTGTACTGTCTGAATGTTTTATGTGCAAATGGCCAATGTTCATATTATGTTTTTCAAGGCAGAAGATTCTTCAATGACTGTGCCGTCCTTCAaagccccatagtgcactacttttgaccagagccctatgtagggaatagtgtgccggTTGGAGGACAACCTTACATTCCCAGACAGAAAAGGAATTGATTTCATTAAGGCCTAAGCAGAAATAAAACATGTCAACAACTGTCTGCTTGTCTTGGCAATTGTAACAACTCTTTATTTGACTGAGAATACAATCAACTAGAAGGCAATTTTCCAAGAAATTGACTAGCTTCGGCTCTTTGAAAGTATTTTGGTGGATAGGATAGCCTTAAACATGTTagtttggtgtctctagctttAACAGATCAAGAGTTAAGTTTGGTGAGTTATTTTATGTGTTTAcacagtcaagtttggacactatggtttttttatttttccattttctacattatagaataatagtgaagacatcaaaatgatgaaataacacatggaatcatatagtaaccaaaagtgttaaacaaatcaaaatatgtttgagattcttcatagtagccacccttccccttgacagctttggacatttggcattctctcaaacagcttcatgcggtagtcacctggaatgcattgcaattaacaggtgtgccttgttaaaatgtaatttgtggaGTATCTTtattccttaatgtgtttgagacaaatagttgtgttgtgacaaggtggtatacagaagatagcccaatttggtaaaataccaagtacatataatggcaagaacagctcaaataagcaaagcgaaatgacagtccattactttaagacatgaaggtcagtcatctgggaaatgtcaagaactttgaaagtttcttgcagtttcttgaagtgcaagcgctatgatgaaactggctctgatgaggaccgccacaggaaaggaagacccagagttacctctgctgcagaagataagatcattagagttaccagtctcagaaattgcagcccaaataaatgcttcagagttaaggtaacagacacatctctgttcagaggagactgaatccggccttcgtggtcaaattgctacaaagaaaccactactaaaggacaccaataaaaaaagaggagacttgcttgggccaagaaacacgagcaatgaacattagaccggtagaaatctgtccttttggtctgctgagtccaagtttgagatttttggttccgaccACTTTGTCttagtgagacgcagagtaggtgaatggatgatctccgcgtgtgtggttcccaccttgaggCACTGGAGGAGTtggtggtgtgggagtgctttgctggtgacaccgatttatttagaattcaaggcacacttaaccagcatggctaccactgtattctgcagcgatacgccatcccatctggtttgcgcttaatgggtctatcatttgtttttcaacaggacaatgacccaacacacctccaggctgtataagggctatttgaccaagaaggagagtgatggagtgctgcatcagatgacctggcctccacaatcacctgacctcaaccaaattgagatggtttgggaggagttggaccgcacagtgaaggaaaagcagccaacaagtgctcagcatatgtgggaactacctcaagactgttggaaaagcattccaggtgaagctggtttagagaatgccaagagtgtgcaaagctgtcatctaggcaaagagtggctaaatatattttgatttaacacttcttttttgttactaaatgattccatatgtgttatttcatagttttgttgtcttcactattattctacaatgtggaaaatagtaaaaataaagaaaaatccttgaatgagtaggtgtgtacaaacttttgactggtactgtatgtgtgtgtgtgtataccgtgaaatgcttgcttacaagcccttaaccaacaatgcagttcaagaaatagagttaagaaatgaTTTACTAAAAAAAGTAAATCAAATAATTAAAGTAAcacaatgacataacaataacgaggcaaatatacagggggtaaccaaagtgttaaacaaatcaaaatatattttagatttttcaaaatagccaccctttgccttgaagacaaaaacatttgaaaccctggaatgagtaggtgtgtccaaacttttgactggtactatatagatatacataaacgcaacatgtgttggtcccatgattcaCGAGATGAAATAAAAGAGCCCAGAAATGTTGTTTACATCCCATTTAGTGAGCAGTTTATTCTTTgacaagataacccatccacctgacaggtttggcatatcaagaagctgattaaacagaaggctcattacgcaggtgcacctcgtgctggggacaataaaatgccactctaaaatgtgcagttttgtcacagcacaatgccacagatgtctcaagttttgagggagcatgcacgAGGCATACAGACTTTAGGAAAGTCcaacagaactgttgccagataatttaatgttcatttctctacgatAAGCCACCTCCAAGGTTGTTTTCAAgcatttagcagtacgtccaactggcctcaaccgcagactctgtaaccacgccagcccaggacaaccacatctggcttcttcacttgcaggattgtctgagaccagccacccggacatctgatgaaactgtgttagcacaactgaagaatttctgcacaaactgtcagaaacagtctcagggaagctcatctgcgtgctcgtcgtcctcagcAGGGTYTTAACCTGACTGCTGTTCGGTGTCGTAACCgatttcagtgggcaaatgctcaccttttgaTGGCCACGGGCACGCTGGAGATGTGTGCTCTtaacggatgaatcctggttcaactgtatcgggcagatggcgtcgtgtgggcgagcagtttgctgatgtcagtgttgtgaacagagtgcagcATGGTGGCGGtagagttatggtatgggcaggcataagctacgtacaacgaacacgattgcattttttcaatggcaatttgaatgcacagagatcctgaggcccattgtcatgccattcatccgctgccatcacctcatgtttcggcATTATAATGCATggcaccatgtcgcaaggatctgtacacaatttctggaagcttaaagtgtcccagttcttccatgcatactcaccagacatgacgCTCATTGAGCATGTGTGAGacacgacagtgtgttccagttcccgccaatatccagcaacatcgcacagccattgaagaggagtcggacaacattcaacagcccacaatcaacagcctgatcaactctgtgtcatgctgcatgaggcaaatggtggtcacaccagatactgactggttttcaaaTCCactcccctactttttttttacaatatctgtgaccaacagattcaaatctgcattcccagtcatgtgaaatacatagattagagcctaataMATTTTTCAATAGACTGAttgccttatatgaactgtaactcagtcaaatctttgaaattgttgcatgttgtgtttatttttgttcaatgtagttATAGTTGATAAAGATTCTAAAGAATTTGAAGTTAGCCTGAATGTTTTAAAGTTGGTCTTGTAGCTTATTTGGCCAAGGAGCAGGACAATTTTGAACAGCTACCTCTGTATTCTTGTGGTTCTCATTCAAACCATGTTCATTTATGCAAATGTAAAATGGTTATAGTTCAaaaagtgtgtatatataaactcattaaaaaaagaaatgtcctctcactgtcaactgcgtttattttcagcaaacgtaacatggggcggcagggtagcctagtggttagagcgttgggctagtaaccgaaaggttgcaaattcaaatcgccgagctgacaaggtacaaatctgtcattctcatcctgacataaccctGAGGGctagggaatggccctagccctcaccctccgatccaacaggtcccagacctgctcaatgggattgagatctgggctcttcgctggcaatggcagaacactgacattcctgtcttgcaggaattcaTGCACataatgagcagtatggctggtggcaatgtcatgctggagggtcatgtcaggatgagcctgcaggaagggtaccacatgagggaggaggatgtcttccctgtaacgcacagcgttgagattgtctgcaatgacaacaagctcagtccgatgaggctgtgacacaccgccccagaccatgacggaccctccacctccaaatcgatcccactccagagtacaggcctcggtgtaacgctcattccttcgacgataaacgtgaatccgaccatcacccttggtgagacaaaaccgtgactcgttagtgaagagcactttttgcctgtcTAGTCCAGCGATGATggctttgtgcccataggcgaagttgtggctggtgatgtctggtgaggacctgctttacaacaggcctacaagcactcagtccagcctctctcagcctattgcggacagtctgagcactgatggagggattgtgcattcctggtgtaactcggacagttgttgttgccatcctgtacctgtcccgcaggtgtgatgttaggatgtaccgatcctgtgcaggtgaaatcacacgtggtctgccacttgaggatgatcagctgtccgtcctgtctccctgtagcgctgtcttaggcgtctcacagtacggacattgcaatttattgccctggccacatctgcagtcctcatgccttcttgcagcatgcctaaggcactttcacacagatgagtagggaccctgggcatctttcttttggtgtttttcagagtcagtagataggcctctttagtgtcctaagttttcataaatgtgaccttaattgcctaccgtctgtaagctgttagtcttaaaccctttacaatgaagatctgtgaagttatttggattgttacgaattatctttgaaagacagcgtcctgaaaaagggaagtttctttttttgctgagttcattaTTATTACAGTCAATAGGCTGTTGGCAGTcgcaaatatatacattttctttcaTGCCTGTCTCAATGGACTAATCCATTGCTGAGGCCGCGGGGGTGGCAAGAGGCATTAGTCATACCTTCAAATTCATGGAACCTGCAGATACCCTGTAAACGTATTCCCCTCATCAAACCTCTGAAGACAGGATATCCATTTGTCCTCAGGTTTGACTGGGAAAGGGTGAAACTGGGACAAATAGGGTACATTTACTCAAATTCCTTAAAACTACAGTATGACATAAAGATACAATAGCATGGCAGCTAGACACAGCTACAAAGGCCCCTATTGCAATGCAATTTAACATTACTAATGCAGAACAGTATGTACTGTCATAGACATAATCCATCTTCTGACTAATACAACCAAAAGAGCTCAATGCATTCTTATACAAAACTAGCATGATCTAACATGAGAAAACACGCAATTTGTGTAGCTAACATGTAAACTATTAGAGCCATAGCTAAGATACAATCTCTACAAAATAATTATATCAATGTTTCAAACTTCACCAGAATAAACTTCCACAACATGAGATAAGTAGTTAAAGAATAAGTTACGTGTAGGGCTGTTACAGTggccgtattaccgccacaccggcggtcacgagtaaTGAAGGCGGTCAAATTCCCTAtcgtcatggtaattaggcttcaccaccaagctctgatgctgctgatggtcattagtagcctaccaaacttgctaactgcctggaaCTCAGCACTCCATTGTCCctttaatcactctgacatcaatgcaaatgtgatcgaaaatctaatcaatcaCTTAATGAGAGCCCATTAATGAGAGCCCCgctcatgttgagcaacatttctataggctatacaattgcgtgagaaaacagagttttgatggcctctattaaaaagaggaggatcccatcagctttctataggcctaCTATAGTTATTTCTCAACTTATTAAGCACTGATGGGTTTGgacttctaaacttgaaatagTGTTTGACATCAGGTATCCTATGGaaaggagaagggccacagtctggttgctacaccagaagttaatggttatctgtaggagaaaTGTATATGGTGGAGTCAATTAAGGTTGGATATGAGCCAGGGGCTTGGAATTGAACTGAATAAGGGaaaggcaatcacatggttgcggtcactgataagggtggagagaTGTGGATTAGTGCGGAATGGGGGCCGAGGTCAGgccacattaagggagaaggaacagtttattacccacatcacttaacttcctgcctagcaatgaagatgtaatgtttagagagaaggaggagacttCACCTAAATTGGGGTAYATTTACTTGTGCTGGGGGAAaatgtctttgtctgttcagctgtctgacccattgggtgaataaacttggtttgagcttttcatAGTTGTCCGACATTGCTTATCTTTctaacaggagtatagcctacctggctggcatgaaaatgaactacgggaaaagcatcctccattcgctatttaagtgcacatagactgtttcgagacaggtgcatgataatagtccattctaaaataaaatgtcacacatatattttttagtatatgtaaagacaagattaaatcaagaacagtctgatgagtgacaatattagcctatcacttgtgaatgatatattgtcacttgtgaatgatgcccagcttgtgtgcagtaaggcaagaaacagcgcatgcctttttttgtgtgtcactttttcaaatcatagtctcaCACCTCATAGCCTAGCCCATAAGCCtacatgttttgataaggtttgtatcccAATTAAAGTGggcaaataacttcttaaaattgaGCATGTTGATCTGCTTCTGGGTGTAGAGCCGAACTggcatactgtcacgccctgaccatagagagctttttattctctatgttggttaggtcggggtgtgactaggttgggtcatctaggtaattatatttctatgttggcctggtatggttcccaatcagaggcagctgtttatcgttgtctctgattggggatcatatttaggcagccatttcccctttgtgctttgtgggatcttgtctatgtatagttgcctgcgagcactacattagcttcacgttttgtgctttattgttttctgtaagtttcactttgtaataaagaggatggaaccataccacgctgcatcttggtccactcattcagacgagcgtgacacatacatacatacctcgtgagtttcaagtttggggaaaatcattttcaccataaaaatgcaccttcataataaaagcattacatgcataatcgcatttgcggtcacttctgagaatggtgttttcccaataattgattgcattttggaacattcgtgCTCAttgcctactgccgtgtgcgcattgctgtgcttataatgtgaagaaatgggctaatagtttatcaacattttaagctaaacattctgatctgttgcgttagcctcattgctttaaaatagttttttttgatgctagtggttgtattaatttgggatctattgcagcccacaactgtcccagactatgcttggaatatttatttctcacacagaataaaaTACGTCAACTtctgtactatgggggataataGATTGACatgggctagtgcttttgctgttcgttagccctactcatcttgttggctgccaaaaagtaaatgtggacagttcttccaacatcttcaatatgcacctcggaattggataaggacttGCGCAGTTGCGTcaccgatgtgtctgtcttcacttgtagcctgtgagaaggacccgatcatGTGACAGGCATTGGTTAATAAGAATTAAGATACACTAcgtaaccaaaagtatgtgtataCCTGCTTGTCGAGCATCTCAATCCCAAACcataggcattaatatgtagttggtcctccctttgctgctatgctgtccacatccttttggccatgtagtgtatctgagagagccatgtgagtgagaggtgcttcggagcacgcagccgggagaagggaattatatttgttattttcagccgaagggcacaacggccacggatcgcaaaaggcatggatttatttaatgggcattacggccacacaaaggggatgccgccgggaaatttgAGCCCTTAAGTTCTTGTCAAATtgggaatgagagactgatgaagtgtgttcaGCCTGCGATAAAAAATAAGCATAGTTCATGTCTTTCgtacaacttttttcaaatcatcatgagAGTTtaatcatgcagccttagaatgtattgaAAATCAAAACATATGCCCAAAGTTTGTTTCAAAACTAAATTTGCATAAATAACTTAcagtatattttattcagctgcagtaccagtaaaaagtttggaaacacctactcattcaagggttttcctttatttttgctattttctacattgtagaataatagtgaggacataaactatgaaataacacataaaacgtgtttaacaaatcaaaatatatttacatgaGATTcctcaaaggagccaccctttgccttgttgacagcgttgcaaactcttggcattctctcaaccagcttcatgaggtagtcacctggaatggatttcaattaacaggtgtgccttgttaaaagttaatatgtggaatttctttccttaatgcgtttgagccaatcagttgtgttgtgacaagttaggggtggtatacagaagatagaccaagtccatattatggaaagaacagctcaaataagtaaagagaaacaacagtccatcattactttaacttcttatggctgcaatcccgttaatgggatgatatgacaacagccagtgaaagtgcagggcgccaaattcaaacaacagaaatctcataattaaaattcctcaaacatacaagtatcttataccattttaaaaggtaatcttgttgttaatcccaccaaagtgtccgatttcaaataggctttacagcgaaagcaccacaaacgattatgttaggtcaccgcaaaatcacagaaaaacacagccatttttccagccaaagacaggagtcacaaaaagcggaaatagagataaaattaatcactaacctttgatgatcttcatcagatgacactcataggacttcatgttacacaatacatatatgttttgttcgataaagttcatatttatatccaaaaacctcagttaacattggcgcca
This portion of the Salvelinus sp. IW2-2015 linkage group LG4q.1:29, ASM291031v2, whole genome shotgun sequence genome encodes:
- the LOC111962039 gene encoding nuclear cap-binding protein subunit 3 isoform X4 produces the protein MRQLLSSTWEAIERTEKXAERFHFCAEANPAQIVVLDRDTMKKAIPNLRLEALHVAGVDDMSTQDVFGYFKEYPPAHIEWIDDTSCNVVWLDDVTSTRALINISHVPDPEVVTKETDDTKELGDPTQESKARGQSGSDDDDDGEVEEEQKEPVKENREESEGKASEGETEKKTEPEITQVDLLSQAEIESLLRNDLRPATKPFKGNRLFLRLATHDDKKELGAVRKSRYYMKYGNPNYGGMRGILSNSWKRRYHTRRIVSKSKKPLIGDSMGDTPPYKHSHSADLINLPEEPIEEEEDEEEDMDSDDRVVEYKEKGERGRVRVGDPVVALWSRLGRPSSPSVLSDSDEMDYDLELKMISTPSPKKSMKMTMYADEVETNLKTIRHSAVRSDSGSGIRNRIGGGSVGETKSSAVEKVMDVRQLLEEKRRGLSQHKHGHPVASIGKTDVRQRLGKRPYSSERRPSASPVASRDSPPPRQPITDVHRRLGVVKQDTRRLYPDSSKDRKSSRLWSRLGPSYKDEVPERKPPSHGAGSGSTSSRLGGRGGEDVEKENDSALQKVWGALIKQKEQQTHKMKRSRLDNLPSLQIEVSRESSNGSDSDS